In Desulfovermiculus halophilus DSM 18834, a genomic segment contains:
- a CDS encoding fumarate hydratase, translated as MRNIDAQEIHARVRDMVMHAATHLPRDVEQALEKARDAESTDTAREILGQLLENARLARESNLPLCQDTGVAVFFVEMGAECRVQGGDLTEVLNQAMIEAYEKGFLRKSLAHPLTRANTGNNAPAFIHYEVVPGQELKIQFMAKGGGSENMSRCTMLTPAQGWEGIKDFVLTRMAEAGPNPCPPTIVGVGVGGTFDLAPMLAKKALFRPLDQPHPDPEIAALEDELLQGINELGIGPMGLGGTTTSLGVRMNISPCHIASLPLAVNVQCHSSRHEEVVL; from the coding sequence ATGCGGAATATAGATGCCCAGGAAATCCACGCCCGGGTGAGGGATATGGTCATGCATGCGGCCACCCATCTGCCCCGGGATGTGGAGCAGGCCCTGGAGAAGGCCAGGGACGCTGAATCCACGGATACGGCCCGGGAAATCCTCGGCCAGCTCCTGGAAAACGCCCGTCTGGCCCGGGAGAGCAACCTGCCCTTGTGCCAGGATACGGGGGTGGCCGTCTTTTTTGTGGAGATGGGCGCCGAGTGCCGGGTCCAAGGCGGAGATCTGACCGAGGTCTTGAACCAGGCCATGATCGAGGCCTATGAAAAGGGCTTTCTGCGCAAATCCCTGGCCCATCCTTTGACCAGGGCCAATACCGGAAACAATGCCCCGGCCTTTATCCACTACGAGGTCGTGCCCGGGCAGGAGCTGAAGATCCAGTTCATGGCCAAGGGCGGGGGAAGCGAGAACATGTCCAGATGCACCATGCTCACTCCGGCCCAGGGCTGGGAGGGGATCAAGGACTTTGTCCTGACCCGGATGGCCGAGGCCGGTCCCAATCCCTGTCCGCCGACCATCGTGGGCGTGGGTGTGGGCGGGACCTTCGACCTGGCCCCTATGCTGGCCAAAAAGGCCCTGTTCAGGCCCCTGGATCAGCCCCATCCGGATCCGGAGATCGCGGCCCTGGAAGATGAGCTCCTGCAGGGAATCAATGAGCTGGGCATCGGACCTATGGGACTGGGGGGCACAACCACCAGCCTCGGGGTGCGGATGAACATCTCCCCCTGCCATATCGCCAGCCTGCCTCTGGCGGTCAATGTCCAATGCCATTCATCCAGACATGAGGAGGTTGTGCTCTGA
- a CDS encoding Fe-S-containing hydro-lyase produces MQTHKLTTPLTDEAVRQLKAGDVVLLSGTIYTARDAAHKRIVQALDRGEEPPFPLQGAVIYYVGPTPAPPGRPIGSAGPTTSYRMDSFAPRLYGLGVKATMGKGKRAPEVKAAMQEHNAVYLGATGGAGALLSQRITQAKVIAYEDLGPEAVRELVVEEFPALVVNDAYGGELYVTPKR; encoded by the coding sequence ATGCAGACTCACAAACTGACCACCCCGTTGACGGATGAGGCGGTCCGCCAGCTCAAGGCCGGTGATGTGGTCCTGCTTTCGGGGACCATCTATACCGCCCGGGACGCGGCCCACAAGCGGATTGTCCAGGCCCTGGACCGGGGGGAGGAGCCGCCGTTTCCCCTGCAGGGAGCAGTCATCTACTACGTGGGACCCACGCCCGCTCCTCCCGGACGGCCCATTGGCTCTGCCGGGCCGACAACCAGCTACCGGATGGATTCCTTCGCCCCCCGCCTGTACGGCCTGGGGGTCAAGGCCACCATGGGCAAGGGCAAGCGGGCTCCGGAGGTCAAGGCGGCCATGCAGGAGCACAATGCCGTGTACCTGGGCGCTACAGGCGGAGCGGGGGCCCTTCTCTCCCAGCGGATCACCCAGGCCAAGGTCATCGCTTACGAGGACCTGGGACCGGAAGCGGTCAGGGAGCTGGTGGTGGAGGAGTTTCCAGCCCTGGTGGTCAACGACGCCTACGGCGGAGAGCTGTACGTGACCCCCAAGAGGTAA